TTGAATACGTTCCCGAAGAAATGATTAAAAACGGAGCTGAGGCTATACATCTTGCAACAGGTTTTGTTGTCGGATACCCGCCCTGTCCCTACATTAGGCAGTTTAAAGAATTTATTGAAACACACTACAAAGTACCCTGCATTGTCGGTACCCACCCGATACCTCAAAAATACATGGACGTGCATGAAATTACATCTTTCTGGGAAAA
Above is a genomic segment from bacterium containing:
- a CDS encoding CGGC domain-containing protein; amino-acid sequence: MAKVGIIICARYQSCGGGKCFRSAREHTGGFAIYPKDEKIEVVGFSYCGGCPGGNIEYVPEEMIKNGAEAIHLATGFVVGYPPCPYIRQFKEFIETHYKVPCIVGTHPIPQKYMDVHEITSFWE